From one Nitrosococcus halophilus Nc 4 genomic stretch:
- a CDS encoding glycosyltransferase family 2 protein, translating to MAPPTLSIVLPAKNEANSLRKLLPALREIYSDAEILVVNDGSSDETLEVAQAAGAKVVTHAYSMGNGAAVKHGARAATGEIIVFMDADGQHDPGDIPRLLERLFEGFDMVVGARDSTSQASLSRRLGNSFYNRLSSWVTGHRIEDLTSGFRVVRAKRFREFLYLLPNGFSYPTTSTMAFFRAGYLVSYVPIHANKREGKSHINLVKDGIRFFLIILKVATLYSPLKVFTPISFVFFMLGAGNYLYTYLLEGRFTNMSALMFITAILVFLMGLISEQIANLLYANTSQR from the coding sequence ATGGCGCCGCCTACCCTGAGTATTGTTTTACCCGCTAAAAATGAAGCCAATAGCCTTAGAAAACTCTTACCAGCATTACGGGAAATTTATTCCGATGCGGAGATTCTCGTCGTCAATGATGGCTCTAGCGATGAAACCCTAGAGGTGGCCCAGGCTGCGGGGGCCAAGGTTGTGACCCATGCCTATAGTATGGGTAACGGGGCGGCGGTCAAACATGGCGCCCGTGCCGCTACGGGAGAAATCATTGTTTTCATGGATGCCGATGGGCAACATGACCCTGGGGATATTCCCCGTTTATTGGAACGCCTTTTTGAAGGTTTTGACATGGTTGTCGGAGCTCGAGATTCCACTTCTCAGGCTTCCTTAAGCAGACGGCTGGGTAATAGTTTTTATAACCGTCTTTCTAGTTGGGTCACAGGGCACCGGATTGAAGATTTGACATCGGGCTTCCGTGTTGTTCGAGCTAAACGTTTCCGGGAGTTTCTCTACCTGTTGCCCAATGGTTTTTCCTATCCGACCACCAGCACCATGGCTTTTTTTCGCGCAGGCTATCTGGTCAGCTATGTCCCTATTCATGCCAATAAACGGGAAGGAAAAAGTCATATTAATTTAGTTAAAGACGGGATTCGCTTTTTTTTAATTATATTAAAGGTGGCGACCCTCTATTCGCCATTAAAAGTATTTACCCCTATCAGTTTTGTCTTTTTTATGCTGGGTGCAGGTAATTATCTTTATACTTACCTGCTAGAGGGACGGTTTACTAATATGAGCGCGCTGATGTTTATTACCGCCATTCTCGTTTTTCTAATGGGATTGATTTCGGAGCAGATTGCTAATCTTTTGTACGCCAACACCTCCCAACGATAG
- a CDS encoding Uma2 family endonuclease: protein MTVTLPRHRLTVADYHKMGEMGILSEDDRVEMIEGEIIDMAPIGSAHAACVRYLLHSFAPHLGEAAMLDIQNPLRLSDYSEPQPDMMLLKPRSDFYRRVHPQAQDVLLLVEVAETSVAYDREVKIPLYACHQIPETWLFDLKAQRLEIFLDPSSEGYKKILRPGRGERVAPGLLPEAIINWAEALSN from the coding sequence ATGACCGTCACACTACCAAGACACCGCTTGACCGTTGCTGACTATCACAAAATGGGGGAGATGGGTATTCTGTCAGAGGATGACAGAGTGGAAATGATTGAGGGGGAAATCATTGATATGGCGCCGATTGGAAGTGCCCACGCCGCCTGCGTGCGCTATTTATTACATTCCTTTGCTCCCCACCTGGGGGAGGCCGCCATGCTCGATATTCAGAATCCCCTTCGGCTTAGTGATTATTCAGAACCTCAGCCCGATATGATGCTTCTAAAACCTAGATCCGATTTTTATCGCCGGGTTCATCCCCAGGCTCAGGATGTGCTTTTATTGGTGGAAGTAGCAGAGACCTCAGTAGCCTATGATCGAGAGGTGAAGATTCCTCTCTACGCTTGCCATCAGATCCCGGAAACCTGGTTGTTTGATTTAAAAGCACAGCGGCTGGAAATTTTCTTAGATCCTTCATCGGAAGGGTATAAAAAAATCCTGCGCCCTGGGCGAGGGGAGCGGGTTGCACCGGGCTTATTGCCAGAGGCAATCATTAACTGGGCAGAAGCCCTCTCAAACTGA
- a CDS encoding DUF4258 domain-containing protein, translating into MSNKNKIAQLQLSDKRAREIIREAVLDTSRIQWSKHARKRMRERRITTRQVLDVLSKGKIIEGPVRGTTGDWECTLERFVAGDNVVVVVAIETDSAGQPVIIVTTYHHR; encoded by the coding sequence TTGTCTAATAAAAACAAGATTGCCCAATTGCAGCTTAGCGACAAGCGCGCCAGAGAAATCATTCGCGAGGCAGTTTTAGACACCTCGCGCATTCAATGGTCAAAACATGCGCGTAAGAGAATGCGGGAACGCCGTATCACCACGAGACAGGTCCTTGATGTGCTGAGCAAAGGTAAAATTATCGAAGGGCCAGTACGTGGTACTACAGGAGACTGGGAGTGTACACTTGAAAGGTTTGTGGCGGGTGACAATGTAGTTGTAGTGGTTGCTATCGAAACAGATAGCGCGGGTCAGCCGGTGATCATTGTCACCACCTACCACCATAGATAG
- a CDS encoding glycosyltransferase family 4 protein, with protein MRIAFLCKRRYMGKDVIDDRYGRLYEIPYQLARLGHTVRGYCLSYQGAPGGTWSHDASPGLLEWESRPLDMGTVLYPAHLRRRLRYFRPDVIVGASDIPHVALAARLGQQLDVPHALDLYDHFESFGQARIPGIKTLLRRAVGGAPLVTTTSQMLADHVLSEYRARGNVLSMPSTVDKTVFRPLDKTQCRQALGLPTNARLIGTAGGLLGNRGIGTLYDAWKQLAATDASSHLVLAGPTDPQCPPPNGERVHYLGMLAHGQIAQLFNALDVGVIYLRDSLFGRYCFPQKAYEMAACGIAIVATRVGAMTDVLHDHPQCLYQTDNIEDLTRCIRQQLQHPTPPALLIDDWSKIIGKMEPHLRALTTKGFATGARA; from the coding sequence ATGCGTATAGCCTTTCTCTGCAAACGCCGCTACATGGGGAAGGATGTGATTGATGATCGCTATGGGCGGCTATACGAGATTCCCTACCAGTTGGCGCGACTGGGGCACACGGTGCGCGGATACTGCCTCAGCTATCAAGGTGCGCCCGGAGGAACCTGGTCCCATGATGCCTCCCCCGGCCTCCTGGAGTGGGAATCCCGCCCCCTAGATATGGGCACCGTCCTTTATCCTGCCCATCTGCGTCGGCGTTTGCGTTATTTCAGACCCGATGTCATCGTTGGCGCTTCGGATATCCCCCATGTGGCGCTGGCTGCCAGGCTGGGACAGCAATTGGATGTACCCCATGCGCTCGATCTTTACGATCATTTCGAAAGCTTCGGGCAGGCCCGCATCCCCGGCATAAAAACCCTACTGCGACGTGCCGTGGGCGGGGCACCGCTGGTGACGACCACCAGTCAGATGTTGGCTGACCACGTGCTCTCGGAGTACCGTGCCCGTGGCAATGTCCTCAGTATGCCAAGCACCGTGGACAAGACGGTCTTTCGTCCCCTGGACAAAACCCAGTGCCGACAAGCACTGGGGCTACCCACGAACGCCCGCCTGATTGGCACTGCCGGCGGCTTACTAGGCAATAGAGGGATTGGCACGCTGTATGACGCCTGGAAGCAACTAGCGGCGACCGATGCTTCATCGCATTTGGTACTGGCCGGACCGACAGACCCTCAATGCCCACCGCCCAATGGAGAACGGGTTCATTACCTGGGCATGCTAGCCCATGGGCAGATTGCCCAGCTTTTCAATGCCTTGGACGTGGGCGTCATCTACCTGCGCGACAGCTTGTTTGGCCGCTATTGTTTCCCTCAAAAAGCCTATGAGATGGCAGCATGCGGCATCGCCATCGTCGCGACACGGGTGGGCGCGATGACCGATGTGCTTCACGACCACCCGCAATGTCTTTATCAAACCGACAATATTGAAGATCTTACCCGCTGCATTCGCCAGCAATTACAACACCCTACCCCACCGGCGCTACTTATCGACGACTGGAGCAAAATCATTGGCAAGATGGAGCCCCATTTACGTGCTTTAACCACCAAGGGCTTTGCAACAGGCGCTCGAGCTTAA
- the glf gene encoding UDP-galactopyranose mutase encodes MTDTFLVIGAGYAGSVMARELAEAGHRVLVIERRPHIAGNAYDEPDAHGVLVHRYGPHIFHTNGERIFEYLSRFTQWRPYEHRVRSVVDGVRYPFPINRDTLNQLYGLELDEASAADFFERVREPREPVSTSEDVVLNSVGRDLYEKFFLNYTRKQWGLEPSQLKAGVAARIPVRTNTDDRYFTDNFQAMPKHGYTKMFEAMLDHPNISVELGVDFTEVRNRIKARHIVYTGPIDAYFDYRYGHLPYRSLSFEHEHLTDTERFQETGTVNYPNDHAYTRITEFKHLTGQQHTGTSIVREYPQAQGEPYYPVPRAENEALFKRYQALAEQESGVTFVGRLAQYRYYNMDQVVGAALAAAKRLIGTGS; translated from the coding sequence ATGACTGATACCTTTTTAGTTATAGGCGCTGGCTACGCGGGCAGCGTCATGGCGCGCGAGCTGGCCGAGGCCGGGCACCGGGTGCTGGTCATCGAGCGCCGCCCCCACATCGCCGGCAACGCCTATGACGAGCCGGATGCCCACGGCGTGTTGGTCCACCGCTATGGTCCCCATATCTTCCATACCAATGGCGAACGCATATTCGAATACCTTTCCCGCTTCACCCAATGGCGGCCATACGAGCATCGGGTTCGCAGTGTGGTGGATGGGGTGCGGTATCCGTTTCCGATCAACCGGGACACGCTGAACCAACTGTACGGGCTGGAACTGGATGAAGCTAGCGCCGCTGACTTTTTCGAGCGTGTACGGGAGCCGCGTGAGCCGGTGAGCACCAGTGAAGATGTCGTGCTGAACTCGGTCGGGCGCGACCTCTACGAGAAGTTTTTTCTCAACTACACGCGCAAGCAGTGGGGCCTGGAACCCTCGCAGCTCAAGGCCGGCGTGGCGGCGCGTATTCCGGTGCGGACCAATACCGACGACCGCTACTTTACCGATAACTTCCAGGCCATGCCAAAACACGGCTACACCAAGATGTTCGAGGCCATGCTTGACCACCCCAACATCAGCGTCGAGCTGGGAGTGGATTTCACCGAGGTGCGTAACCGGATCAAGGCCCGACATATCGTTTACACTGGCCCCATTGATGCCTACTTCGACTACCGCTACGGGCACCTGCCCTATCGCTCACTGAGCTTTGAACACGAACACCTGACCGATACCGAGCGTTTTCAGGAGACCGGCACGGTCAATTACCCCAACGATCACGCCTATACCCGGATCACCGAATTCAAACACCTGACCGGGCAACAGCACACCGGCACCTCGATTGTGCGTGAATACCCCCAGGCTCAGGGGGAACCGTACTATCCAGTGCCCCGCGCGGAAAACGAGGCCCTGTTCAAGCGTTATCAAGCACTGGCGGAGCAAGAGTCTGGCGTGACCTTCGTCGGCCGCCTAGCGCAATACCGCTACTACAACATGGATCAGGTCGTAGGCGCAGCGCTGGCGGCGGCAAAACGGCTGATCGGGACGGGGTCATAA
- a CDS encoding AbrB/MazE/SpoVT family DNA-binding domain-containing protein — MFFRLSSKGQIIIPKSIRAVRHWEAGMEFIVEERDDSIILRPLKPFPATCLEEGLGCTGYQGKAKSLEEMDKGIAESLRWRWSKKEKR; from the coding sequence ATTTTCTTTCGCCTCTCCAGCAAAGGGCAAATCATTATCCCCAAATCTATCCGGGCGGTGCGTCATTGGGAGGCTGGAATGGAGTTCATTGTTGAAGAGCGGGACGATAGCATTATTCTTCGACCCCTAAAGCCCTTCCCTGCCACCTGCTTGGAAGAAGGACTAGGTTGTACGGGTTATCAAGGCAAAGCCAAATCCCTAGAGGAAATGGATAAAGGCATTGCCGAAAGCCTACGCTGGCGTTGGTCTAAAAAAGAAAAAAGATAA
- a CDS encoding glycosyltransferase family 4 protein, with the protein MMKPLSKSLEQNRGAFPRLDCSSEPTSSVGYAHEEAEKARPKILVITRNLPPLVGGMERLNWHMIEELAKRAEVRVIGPEGAAAIAPVGVVQLREAPLKPLPGFLLAAQWRAWREARAWRPHIVLAGSGLTAPISWLTAKSCGARAAVYVHGLDLAVKQSVYRALWLPAIRRMDNVIANSHATEKLAIDAGVDLARITIVPPGVELPQGELDPEAITRFRAEHQLGQRPVLLSVGRLTRRKGLREFVANVLPQIVAARSDVMLLVVGDAPTQSLHAESQTPESIQAAADSKGIGNHIKFLGVITDRDRLATVYQSADVHVFPVQHIPNDPEGFGMVAIEAAAQGLPTVAYATGGIVDAVAEGKSGYLVAPGDDRAFVGAVIQLLERSLPAAVLRFHAEGFSWKHFGNAVWSRIGDALSTYE; encoded by the coding sequence ATGATGAAGCCTCTCAGCAAAAGTTTGGAGCAGAATAGGGGCGCTTTCCCGCGGCTCGACTGCTCCTCCGAACCGACAAGTAGTGTGGGCTATGCGCACGAAGAGGCTGAGAAAGCACGCCCAAAAATTTTAGTGATTACCCGCAATCTGCCTCCCTTGGTCGGCGGGATGGAGCGGTTGAATTGGCACATGATCGAAGAATTGGCCAAACGCGCCGAGGTGCGAGTGATTGGTCCCGAAGGCGCGGCGGCTATAGCGCCGGTAGGGGTTGTGCAACTGCGGGAAGCTCCACTGAAACCCTTGCCGGGTTTTCTGCTCGCGGCTCAGTGGCGCGCCTGGCGTGAGGCACGCGCCTGGCGACCCCATATCGTGCTGGCCGGCAGCGGCCTGACTGCGCCGATAAGCTGGTTGACTGCAAAATCTTGCGGGGCGCGCGCTGCTGTTTATGTGCATGGTTTGGATCTGGCAGTAAAACAATCGGTCTATCGCGCCCTGTGGCTACCCGCCATCCGCCGCATGGATAACGTCATTGCCAATAGCCATGCCACCGAAAAACTGGCTATCGATGCAGGTGTGGACCTTGCGCGTATTACCATTGTTCCTCCCGGCGTCGAGTTGCCGCAAGGCGAACTGGACCCGGAAGCAATCACCCGTTTTCGCGCCGAACACCAACTTGGTCAACGTCCCGTATTACTTTCCGTGGGCCGTCTCACCCGGCGCAAGGGTCTGCGTGAGTTCGTTGCGAATGTATTGCCCCAGATCGTCGCCGCCAGGTCAGATGTAATGCTGCTAGTGGTGGGTGATGCGCCCACACAATCCTTGCATGCCGAGTCCCAAACTCCCGAAAGCATCCAGGCGGCAGCCGACTCCAAGGGTATCGGTAACCACATCAAGTTTCTCGGCGTTATCACTGACCGCGACCGGCTTGCCACCGTGTATCAGTCAGCGGATGTTCACGTCTTTCCCGTGCAGCACATTCCCAACGATCCCGAAGGTTTCGGCATGGTCGCCATCGAAGCCGCAGCACAGGGCTTGCCCACGGTTGCCTACGCCACCGGCGGCATTGTCGATGCTGTGGCCGAAGGCAAGTCTGGATACCTCGTGGCTCCGGGTGATGATAGGGCCTTTGTAGGAGCAGTGATTCAGCTTCTGGAGCGATCGCTCCCGGCAGCGGTACTCCGGTTTCATGCTGAGGGGTTTTCCTGGAAACATTTTGGGAATGCAGTGTGGTCGCGAATTGGGGATGCTTTAAGTACCTATGAATAA
- a CDS encoding type II toxin-antitoxin system RelE family toxin, translating to MLNSAYGLQIGMSGLRRIRVGEYRLIYEVDGGKLTVLVVRVRHRRDAYRRSR from the coding sequence ATGCTTAATTCGGCCTATGGGCTGCAAATTGGTATGAGTGGCCTTCGGCGGATTCGCGTTGGTGAATACCGTTTGATTTACGAAGTCGATGGCGGCAAATTAACTGTTTTGGTTGTCCGGGTTCGGCATCGTCGTGACGCCTACCGCCGTTCGCGGTAA
- a CDS encoding helix-turn-helix transcriptional regulator → MTAQVIKRNGKPEWAVLPYEEYQALLEKAEMLDDIAAYDKAIAADEENIPQEVVESLVAGENPLKVWRTYRGLTQAQLAEQVGLSQSHLVTMEKGERKGTIKVLKRIAQTLRVDIDDLYPLSEGGGE, encoded by the coding sequence ATGACAGCGCAAGTAATTAAACGAAACGGCAAGCCAGAATGGGCTGTTCTGCCCTATGAAGAATACCAGGCATTGCTGGAGAAAGCAGAAATGTTGGATGATATTGCCGCTTATGATAAGGCGATAGCCGCTGATGAAGAGAATATCCCTCAAGAAGTCGTTGAAAGCTTGGTGGCAGGAGAAAACCCACTTAAAGTTTGGCGGACCTATCGCGGGCTTACTCAAGCGCAATTAGCCGAGCAAGTTGGATTGAGCCAATCTCATCTCGTTACTATGGAAAAAGGAGAACGGAAAGGGACGATTAAGGTGCTTAAGCGAATAGCTCAAACGCTGCGGGTGGATATAGATGATCTCTACCCGCTTTCTGAGGGAGGAGGGGAATAA
- a CDS encoding type II toxin-antitoxin system RelE family toxin, translating into MYTILYKKSAQKSLQRMPRKMALKVIESFKKLAVDPTRKDLDINPLTGREGFRLRIGGWRAIYQIEQKRLVTHVLTIGARGDVYK; encoded by the coding sequence ATGTATACAATACTCTACAAAAAATCAGCGCAAAAATCGCTGCAGCGCATGCCTAGAAAAATGGCTTTAAAGGTGATTGAGTCATTTAAAAAGCTGGCGGTAGACCCCACGCGAAAAGACCTGGACATCAATCCGCTCACTGGCCGAGAGGGTTTTCGCTTGAGAATAGGAGGTTGGCGGGCTATCTATCAGATAGAGCAGAAACGCTTAGTAACACATGTTCTGACAATTGGAGCGAGAGGAGATGTGTATAAATGA
- a CDS encoding transposase has protein sequence MDTKKKANQYTAEFKARAVKLAVESDQPFSKTAGELGVNKNTLHPWIGKYHRAQAVEHPVGEEHLYDELKRLKKENARLKEEREILKRSRAEIVRDAIERYLEDSDDLHIALERLQDPNDPVLEWEDVKRGLLAQD, from the coding sequence ATGGATACCAAGAAGAAAGCGAATCAGTATACAGCGGAATTTAAAGCGCGCGCGGTGAAGCTGGCAGTAGAGAGTGATCAACCGTTTAGCAAGACTGCCGGAGAATTAGGGGTCAACAAGAACACCCTGCATCCCTGGATTGGCAAGTACCATCGCGCTCAAGCGGTGGAGCATCCGGTGGGTGAAGAACACCTTTATGATGAACTCAAGCGCTTGAAAAAGGAGAATGCCCGCTTGAAGGAGGAGCGGGAGATATTAAAACGCTCTCGAGCGGAGATTGTGCGTGATGCCATAGAGCGTTATCTTGAGGACTCTGATGATCTGCATATAGCCCTCGAACGTCTCCAGGATCCAAACGACCCGGTCCTAGAATGGGAAGATGTAAAACGTGGGCTACTTGCTCAGGATTAA
- a CDS encoding helix-turn-helix domain-containing protein translates to MSKFMYHYTECGLRNIYLKNGYYLRKTPYGETVSIENMEDLHGAIACDLIYHKPKLTGAEFRFLRNELLMSQKRLAELLSTSEQTLSLWERKGRVPMWADRMIRLVYLDYSNKSPAIVNLVDQLNHLDRNEYQKARTFSDTESGWKPDLAA, encoded by the coding sequence ATGTCTAAGTTTATGTATCACTATACTGAGTGCGGATTGCGAAATATTTATCTCAAGAACGGTTATTACCTACGTAAAACTCCATACGGCGAGACAGTCTCTATTGAGAACATGGAAGATTTACACGGCGCAATTGCCTGTGATCTGATCTACCACAAGCCGAAACTCACGGGCGCAGAGTTTCGATTTTTACGTAATGAGTTGTTGATGTCCCAGAAACGTCTGGCTGAATTATTAAGCACCAGTGAGCAGACGCTTTCCTTATGGGAGCGTAAGGGTAGGGTGCCCATGTGGGCAGACCGCATGATTCGGTTGGTGTATTTAGATTATTCGAATAAAAGTCCCGCTATCGTTAACTTGGTCGATCAGCTCAATCATCTCGATCGGAATGAATATCAAAAGGCGCGCACTTTTTCGGATACCGAATCAGGTTGGAAACCCGATCTAGCTGCCTAA
- a CDS encoding tetratricopeptide repeat protein, translated as MLNPASRSHSKLATSYSLMGLLGVLFLTFFLYSPGLGGTFLFDDEHNITDNKAIQIEDISPESLWQAAFSTESGPLKRPLSLLSFAFNHYVSGLDPYAFKLVNLFVHLATGILVYFTAWQLLAAYRRCQQKILNDTTISWISLGCAALWLLHPLNLTPVLYVVQRMTSLAALFTFAGLGLYAWGRRRQMEGKNGWIAIALALFIALPLGALSKENAFLLPLFLLLAELTLFQFSAVRQGTRRLLIAGHGLIVVLPVILGVLYLLFNLEWLLGGYETRAFTLGERLLTEARVFWYYLQLIFLPRLANFSLYHDDFAISHGWLEPTTTLPAVLGVIALGMACLLLRKRAPVFVFGLGFFLIGHSMESTIFGLELVHEHRNYVPLFGIALMLAYGAGVLIPQRGLRIFMASTTLVLLSTMTAIRADTWGHPLEHLLVSARHHPHSARTHYGAGQLYFDLALAEKKEADREVYYQRGKEFFSQAYRNDPRFLSALLATLAINYTFEKSVNEAQVKLLAQELETTPLTPFTIHNLQKTNQCHLEGECRWPAEQLKMLFSAAVKNPTLVPQAKVVLLTEYSILLLAKGDLSQALQVAEEAKKVNPRDPQLTLNYAALLRYGGRYQEAQAEYAALSSLSLSNLHSQRLQKEKKALEALLDE; from the coding sequence ATGCTTAACCCTGCAAGCCGTTCTCATTCTAAGCTGGCAACAAGTTATAGCCTTATGGGGCTTTTAGGGGTGTTGTTCCTTACCTTCTTTCTCTATAGCCCAGGTCTTGGCGGCACATTTCTATTCGATGACGAACATAACATCACCGATAATAAGGCTATTCAGATTGAAGATATTTCCCCAGAAAGCCTTTGGCAGGCCGCTTTTTCCACTGAGTCCGGACCCCTCAAGCGACCCTTGAGTCTGTTGAGTTTTGCCTTTAACCATTATGTAAGCGGGCTAGACCCTTACGCTTTCAAGTTGGTTAACCTGTTCGTTCATCTGGCTACCGGCATTCTCGTTTATTTTACCGCCTGGCAATTGCTTGCCGCCTATCGGCGTTGTCAGCAGAAGATATTGAATGACACCACCATTTCCTGGATAAGCCTTGGATGCGCGGCCCTCTGGTTGCTGCATCCGCTAAATCTGACTCCGGTGCTTTACGTGGTGCAGCGGATGACCAGTCTCGCGGCTTTATTTACCTTTGCTGGTCTTGGCCTTTATGCTTGGGGTCGTCGACGGCAGATGGAAGGCAAAAACGGCTGGATCGCCATTGCGCTGGCTTTGTTTATCGCGCTGCCCTTAGGGGCATTGAGCAAGGAAAATGCGTTCCTGTTGCCGCTTTTCCTTCTGCTGGCGGAACTGACTTTGTTTCAGTTTAGTGCTGTTCGCCAAGGTACACGGCGACTGCTTATCGCAGGTCATGGATTGATTGTGGTGCTGCCCGTGATCCTGGGAGTCCTTTATCTGCTGTTTAACTTAGAATGGTTATTGGGAGGTTACGAGACCCGGGCGTTTACTTTGGGCGAACGCTTGCTGACCGAGGCCCGCGTTTTTTGGTATTACTTGCAGCTTATTTTTTTGCCGCGATTGGCCAATTTTAGTTTGTACCACGACGATTTCGCGATTTCCCACGGTTGGCTGGAACCCACCACCACCTTACCTGCGGTGCTTGGGGTCATCGCCCTGGGGATGGCTTGCCTGCTTTTGCGTAAGCGAGCGCCTGTGTTTGTTTTTGGTCTGGGATTTTTTCTCATCGGCCACAGTATGGAATCCACCATCTTTGGCCTAGAGTTGGTTCATGAGCACCGCAATTATGTCCCTTTATTTGGAATCGCCTTGATGCTTGCCTATGGCGCAGGGGTGTTGATCCCACAAAGGGGTTTGCGAATTTTTATGGCGAGCACAACCCTTGTTTTGCTTTCGACGATGACCGCCATCCGCGCCGATACCTGGGGTCATCCTTTGGAGCATCTGCTGGTCAGTGCCCGCCATCATCCCCACTCGGCCCGTACTCATTACGGTGCAGGGCAGCTGTACTTTGATCTGGCTTTGGCTGAAAAAAAGGAAGCTGACCGGGAAGTGTATTATCAACGGGGAAAAGAATTTTTTTCCCAAGCTTATCGCAATGATCCGCGCTTCCTAAGCGCTTTACTTGCCACATTGGCCATAAATTATACCTTTGAAAAATCAGTCAATGAAGCTCAAGTAAAATTACTGGCTCAGGAATTGGAGACCACGCCGTTAACGCCTTTTACCATTCATAATCTCCAGAAAACCAATCAATGTCATCTCGAGGGAGAGTGCCGGTGGCCAGCGGAGCAGTTAAAAATGCTCTTTAGCGCCGCGGTCAAAAATCCAACCCTGGTTCCCCAGGCAAAGGTCGTACTGCTGACGGAATATTCCATACTCTTGTTGGCGAAGGGGGATTTGAGTCAGGCATTGCAGGTGGCAGAGGAAGCCAAAAAAGTCAATCCGAGAGATCCTCAGCTCACACTAAATTACGCGGCGCTATTACGCTATGGGGGTCGTTACCAAGAAGCGCAAGCGGAGTATGCCGCGCTGAGTTCTTTGTCTCTTTCGAATCTTCATTCGCAGCGTTTACAGAAGGAGAAGAAAGCGTTAGAAGCATTGTTGGATGAATAA
- a CDS encoding pilin, which yields MRKVQQGFTLIELMIVVAIIGILASIAIPAYQDYTIRTQVTEGLNLAAEAKQSIGDFWSARGRLPGDNASAGLADATSITGNYITQMAVDNGQIALTYGNRANSNIENGILTLTPAQNQAGSLVWLCGKAYDSKDDSKLPEISGVGSTQTDIEDKYLPTECRS from the coding sequence ATGAGAAAAGTACAACAGGGTTTTACGTTGATTGAATTGATGATCGTGGTGGCGATCATTGGTATCCTCGCTTCTATTGCAATTCCCGCTTATCAGGACTACACCATCAGAACTCAGGTGACAGAGGGCTTGAATCTGGCTGCCGAAGCAAAGCAAAGTATCGGCGATTTCTGGAGTGCGCGGGGTAGGTTGCCTGGCGATAATGCTTCTGCGGGATTGGCTGATGCAACGTCTATTACCGGTAATTATATCACCCAGATGGCGGTAGATAATGGCCAAATAGCCCTTACCTATGGCAACCGGGCTAACAGCAATATTGAGAATGGCATACTTACTTTGACACCCGCTCAGAATCAGGCAGGCAGTCTCGTCTGGCTTTGCGGTAAAGCGTACGATAGCAAAGACGATTCTAAGCTGCCAGAAATTTCTGGTGTAGGAAGCACACAAACTGATATTGAAGATAAATACTTGCCCACAGAGTGTCGCAGCTAA